In Gadus chalcogrammus isolate NIFS_2021 chromosome 13, NIFS_Gcha_1.0, whole genome shotgun sequence, a single genomic region encodes these proteins:
- the ccdc66 gene encoding uncharacterized protein ccdc66 isoform X3 — protein MNLGDGLLLHLENGKPQLVLLHRGETSGINKLYRPGLPRRPKGPLTSSAPLASSSTRRSTVTSRNSSKTPANHTTVGKSRAVSVLSVPERYRPPPRVPSSNRTTKTPANGRTRQTEALANGDAGVREGLARLTNQEPTASSTFLSPDEEEVLKPSADQTQVSLSPSTSKPEQNNPLLLPLRAPPPALAPPQARAPPPSLAAPVSPPRALATPRGRGREGQSSSCGGRASFLRSMTALLDPAELEERERRRSKQQDQLRAIEAQLAEQREQREEEKRREEEAEEKRREEEAEEQRKMKEQAEQNILHLPLKAPPKALTPPQSLAPPPSPATPVSPPRAPATPPGRRGEEPSSCGERASFLRSMTALLDPAEMEERERRRSKQQDQLRAIEAQLAEQREQREEEKRREEEEKRKEQVEQIPQQQEVLLSSEKPIRELPRSHGHVVLKQHSVSIRGPKGGQGAKGEEPTRNKKRGKGDLYQELARPERTDTPRGLPAVRPPGPSSHHPEQDYFPYVRTADIIHLEPLDRNGTATPHPTNTHGQKEILLSLAALRKCLLQKQKEMESSGRLLPPVTSQRS, from the exons CTCTATAGGCCTGGATTACCCAGAAGGCCGAAGGGCCCGCTAACCTCCTCTGCCcctctcgcctcctcctccacccgacGGAGCACCGTGACATCACGCAACTCCTCAAAGACACCTGCCAATCACACGACAGTGGGCAAGAGCAGAGCTGTGTCA gtgttgTCTGTACCAGAGCGCTACAGACCCCCCCCACGCGTTCCATCCTCCAATAGGACAACTAAGACACCTGCCAATGGCaggacaagacagacagaggcttTGGCCAATGGGGATGCAGGTGTGAGGGAGGGCTTGGCTCGTCTGACCAACCAGGAGCCGACTGCCAGCAGCACGTTCCTCAGCCCAG atgaggaggaggtcctgAAGCCGTCTGCAGACCAGACCCAGGTCAGCCTCTCTCCTTCTACCTCTAAG CCAGAGCAGAACAACCCCTTGCTCCTCCCTCTTagagctccgcctccagctctAGCCCCTCCCCAAGCAAGAGCTCCGCCCCCATCCCTGGCCGCACCCGTTTCCCCTCCCCGAGCTCTAGCCACGCCCCGTggtcgagggagagaggggcagtCCAGCAGCTGTGGAGGGAGAGCCAG tttccTGAGGTCCATGACAGCCCTCCTGGACCCTGCagagctggaggagagagagaggaggagaagcaaaCAGCAGGATCAactg AGGGCGATCGAGGCTCAGCTAGCAGAACAAcgtgagcagagagaggaggagaagaggagggaggaggaggcggaggagaagaggagagaagaggaggcagaggagcagaggaagatgaaggagCAGGCGGAGCAGAACATCTTGCACCTCCCTCTGAAAGCTCCGCCCAAAGCTCTAACCCCTCCCCAATCTCTAGCTCCTCCCCCATCACCAGCCACACCAGTGTCCCCTCCCCGAGCTCCAGCCACGCCCCCTGgtcggaggggggaggagccgagcagctgtggagagagagctag tttccTGAGGTCCATGACAGCCCTCCTGGACCCtgcagagatggaggagagagagaggaggagaagcaaaCAGCAGGATCaactg CGGGCGATCGAGGCTCAGCTAGCAGAACAAcgtgagcagagagaggaggagaagaggagggaggaggaggagaagaggaaggagcaggtggagcagATCCCACAGCAG caggAGGTTCTACTGAGTAGTGAgaagccaatcagagagctccCAAGATCGCATGGCCATGTAGTGCTGAAGCAACACAGTG TCAGCATCAGAGGACCTAAAGGAGGTCAGGGAGCTAAGGGAGAGGAACCAACACGGAATAAGAAGCGAGGAAAAGGAGATCTGTACCAGGAGTTGGCGAGGCCCGAGAGAACAGACACTCCAAG GGGGCTTCCTGCTGTCAGACCACCGGGCCCCTCCTCCCATCATCCCGAGCAGGACTACTTTCCCTACGTCCGAACAGCTGACATCATCCATCTTGAACCACTGGATCGCAACGGCACAG CCACCCCACATCCTACCAACACACACGGTCAGAAAGAAATACTACTGAGTCTTGCTGCTCTACGGAAG TGTTTGTTGCAGAAGCAGAAAGAGATGGAGTCAAGTGGGAGGCTCCTCCCCCCAGTGACATCACAACGCAGCTGA
- the ccdc66 gene encoding uncharacterized protein ccdc66 isoform X2, with translation MNLGDGLLLHLENGKPQLVLLHRGETSGINKLYRPGLPRRPKGPLTSSAPLASSSTRRSTVTSRNSSKTPANHTTVGKSRAVSVLSVPERYRPPPRVPSSNRTTKTPANGRTRQTEALANGDAGVREGLARLTNQEPTASSTFLSPDEEEVLKPSADQTQVSLSPSTSKVSLTPEPEQNNPLLLPLRAPPPALAPPQARAPPPSLAAPVSPPRALATPRGRGREGQSSSCGGRASFLRSMTALLDPAELEERERRRSKQQDQLRAIEAQLAEQREQREEEKRREEEAEEKRREEEAEEQRKMKEQAEQNILHLPLKAPPKALTPPQSLAPPPSPATPVSPPRAPATPPGRRGEEPSSCGERASFLRSMTALLDPAEMEERERRRSKQQDQLRAIEAQLAEQREQREEEKRREEEEKRKEQVEQIPQQEVLLSSEKPIRELPRSHGHVVLKQHSVSIRGPKGGQGAKGEEPTRNKKRGKGDLYQELARPERTDTPRGLPAVRPPGPSSHHPEQDYFPYVRTADIIHLEPLDRNGTATPHPTNTHGQKEILLSLAALRKCLLQKQKEMESSGRLLPPVTSQRS, from the exons CTCTATAGGCCTGGATTACCCAGAAGGCCGAAGGGCCCGCTAACCTCCTCTGCCcctctcgcctcctcctccacccgacGGAGCACCGTGACATCACGCAACTCCTCAAAGACACCTGCCAATCACACGACAGTGGGCAAGAGCAGAGCTGTGTCA gtgttgTCTGTACCAGAGCGCTACAGACCCCCCCCACGCGTTCCATCCTCCAATAGGACAACTAAGACACCTGCCAATGGCaggacaagacagacagaggcttTGGCCAATGGGGATGCAGGTGTGAGGGAGGGCTTGGCTCGTCTGACCAACCAGGAGCCGACTGCCAGCAGCACGTTCCTCAGCCCAG atgaggaggaggtcctgAAGCCGTCTGCAGACCAGACCCAGGTCAGCCTCTCTCCTTCTACCTCTAAGGTCAGCCTTACTCCTGAG CCAGAGCAGAACAACCCCTTGCTCCTCCCTCTTagagctccgcctccagctctAGCCCCTCCCCAAGCAAGAGCTCCGCCCCCATCCCTGGCCGCACCCGTTTCCCCTCCCCGAGCTCTAGCCACGCCCCGTggtcgagggagagaggggcagtCCAGCAGCTGTGGAGGGAGAGCCAG tttccTGAGGTCCATGACAGCCCTCCTGGACCCTGCagagctggaggagagagagaggaggagaagcaaaCAGCAGGATCAactg AGGGCGATCGAGGCTCAGCTAGCAGAACAAcgtgagcagagagaggaggagaagaggagggaggaggaggcggaggagaagaggagagaagaggaggcagaggagcagaggaagatgaaggagCAGGCGGAGCAGAACATCTTGCACCTCCCTCTGAAAGCTCCGCCCAAAGCTCTAACCCCTCCCCAATCTCTAGCTCCTCCCCCATCACCAGCCACACCAGTGTCCCCTCCCCGAGCTCCAGCCACGCCCCCTGgtcggaggggggaggagccgagcagctgtggagagagagctag tttccTGAGGTCCATGACAGCCCTCCTGGACCCtgcagagatggaggagagagagaggaggagaagcaaaCAGCAGGATCaactg CGGGCGATCGAGGCTCAGCTAGCAGAACAAcgtgagcagagagaggaggagaagaggagggaggaggaggagaagaggaaggagcaggtggagcagATCCCACAGCAG gAGGTTCTACTGAGTAGTGAgaagccaatcagagagctccCAAGATCGCATGGCCATGTAGTGCTGAAGCAACACAGTG TCAGCATCAGAGGACCTAAAGGAGGTCAGGGAGCTAAGGGAGAGGAACCAACACGGAATAAGAAGCGAGGAAAAGGAGATCTGTACCAGGAGTTGGCGAGGCCCGAGAGAACAGACACTCCAAG GGGGCTTCCTGCTGTCAGACCACCGGGCCCCTCCTCCCATCATCCCGAGCAGGACTACTTTCCCTACGTCCGAACAGCTGACATCATCCATCTTGAACCACTGGATCGCAACGGCACAG CCACCCCACATCCTACCAACACACACGGTCAGAAAGAAATACTACTGAGTCTTGCTGCTCTACGGAAG TGTTTGTTGCAGAAGCAGAAAGAGATGGAGTCAAGTGGGAGGCTCCTCCCCCCAGTGACATCACAACGCAGCTGA
- the ccdc66 gene encoding uncharacterized protein ccdc66 isoform X4 has translation MNLGDGLLLHLENGKPQLVLLHRGETSGINKLYRPGLPRRPKGPLTSSAPLASSSTRRSTVTSRNSSKTPANHTTVGKSRAVSVLSVPERYRPPPRVPSSNRTTKTPANGRTRQTEALANGDAGVREGLARLTNQEPTASSTFLSPDEEEVLKPSADQTQPEQNNPLLLPLRAPPPALAPPQARAPPPSLAAPVSPPRALATPRGRGREGQSSSCGGRASFLRSMTALLDPAELEERERRRSKQQDQLRAIEAQLAEQREQREEEKRREEEAEEKRREEEAEEQRKMKEQAEQNILHLPLKAPPKALTPPQSLAPPPSPATPVSPPRAPATPPGRRGEEPSSCGERASFLRSMTALLDPAEMEERERRRSKQQDQLRAIEAQLAEQREQREEEKRREEEEKRKEQVEQIPQQQEVLLSSEKPIRELPRSHGHVVLKQHSVSIRGPKGGQGAKGEEPTRNKKRGKGDLYQELARPERTDTPRGLPAVRPPGPSSHHPEQDYFPYVRTADIIHLEPLDRNGTATPHPTNTHGQKEILLSLAALRKCLLQKQKEMESSGRLLPPVTSQRS, from the exons CTCTATAGGCCTGGATTACCCAGAAGGCCGAAGGGCCCGCTAACCTCCTCTGCCcctctcgcctcctcctccacccgacGGAGCACCGTGACATCACGCAACTCCTCAAAGACACCTGCCAATCACACGACAGTGGGCAAGAGCAGAGCTGTGTCA gtgttgTCTGTACCAGAGCGCTACAGACCCCCCCCACGCGTTCCATCCTCCAATAGGACAACTAAGACACCTGCCAATGGCaggacaagacagacagaggcttTGGCCAATGGGGATGCAGGTGTGAGGGAGGGCTTGGCTCGTCTGACCAACCAGGAGCCGACTGCCAGCAGCACGTTCCTCAGCCCAG atgaggaggaggtcctgAAGCCGTCTGCAGACCAGACCCAG CCAGAGCAGAACAACCCCTTGCTCCTCCCTCTTagagctccgcctccagctctAGCCCCTCCCCAAGCAAGAGCTCCGCCCCCATCCCTGGCCGCACCCGTTTCCCCTCCCCGAGCTCTAGCCACGCCCCGTggtcgagggagagaggggcagtCCAGCAGCTGTGGAGGGAGAGCCAG tttccTGAGGTCCATGACAGCCCTCCTGGACCCTGCagagctggaggagagagagaggaggagaagcaaaCAGCAGGATCAactg AGGGCGATCGAGGCTCAGCTAGCAGAACAAcgtgagcagagagaggaggagaagaggagggaggaggaggcggaggagaagaggagagaagaggaggcagaggagcagaggaagatgaaggagCAGGCGGAGCAGAACATCTTGCACCTCCCTCTGAAAGCTCCGCCCAAAGCTCTAACCCCTCCCCAATCTCTAGCTCCTCCCCCATCACCAGCCACACCAGTGTCCCCTCCCCGAGCTCCAGCCACGCCCCCTGgtcggaggggggaggagccgagcagctgtggagagagagctag tttccTGAGGTCCATGACAGCCCTCCTGGACCCtgcagagatggaggagagagagaggaggagaagcaaaCAGCAGGATCaactg CGGGCGATCGAGGCTCAGCTAGCAGAACAAcgtgagcagagagaggaggagaagaggagggaggaggaggagaagaggaaggagcaggtggagcagATCCCACAGCAG caggAGGTTCTACTGAGTAGTGAgaagccaatcagagagctccCAAGATCGCATGGCCATGTAGTGCTGAAGCAACACAGTG TCAGCATCAGAGGACCTAAAGGAGGTCAGGGAGCTAAGGGAGAGGAACCAACACGGAATAAGAAGCGAGGAAAAGGAGATCTGTACCAGGAGTTGGCGAGGCCCGAGAGAACAGACACTCCAAG GGGGCTTCCTGCTGTCAGACCACCGGGCCCCTCCTCCCATCATCCCGAGCAGGACTACTTTCCCTACGTCCGAACAGCTGACATCATCCATCTTGAACCACTGGATCGCAACGGCACAG CCACCCCACATCCTACCAACACACACGGTCAGAAAGAAATACTACTGAGTCTTGCTGCTCTACGGAAG TGTTTGTTGCAGAAGCAGAAAGAGATGGAGTCAAGTGGGAGGCTCCTCCCCCCAGTGACATCACAACGCAGCTGA
- the ccdc66 gene encoding uncharacterized protein ccdc66 isoform X1 gives MNLGDGLLLHLENGKPQLVLLHRGETSGINKLYRPGLPRRPKGPLTSSAPLASSSTRRSTVTSRNSSKTPANHTTVGKSRAVSVLSVPERYRPPPRVPSSNRTTKTPANGRTRQTEALANGDAGVREGLARLTNQEPTASSTFLSPDEEEVLKPSADQTQVSLSPSTSKVSLTPEPEQNNPLLLPLRAPPPALAPPQARAPPPSLAAPVSPPRALATPRGRGREGQSSSCGGRASFLRSMTALLDPAELEERERRRSKQQDQLRAIEAQLAEQREQREEEKRREEEAEEKRREEEAEEQRKMKEQAEQNILHLPLKAPPKALTPPQSLAPPPSPATPVSPPRAPATPPGRRGEEPSSCGERASFLRSMTALLDPAEMEERERRRSKQQDQLRAIEAQLAEQREQREEEKRREEEEKRKEQVEQIPQQQEVLLSSEKPIRELPRSHGHVVLKQHSVSIRGPKGGQGAKGEEPTRNKKRGKGDLYQELARPERTDTPRGLPAVRPPGPSSHHPEQDYFPYVRTADIIHLEPLDRNGTATPHPTNTHGQKEILLSLAALRKCLLQKQKEMESSGRLLPPVTSQRS, from the exons CTCTATAGGCCTGGATTACCCAGAAGGCCGAAGGGCCCGCTAACCTCCTCTGCCcctctcgcctcctcctccacccgacGGAGCACCGTGACATCACGCAACTCCTCAAAGACACCTGCCAATCACACGACAGTGGGCAAGAGCAGAGCTGTGTCA gtgttgTCTGTACCAGAGCGCTACAGACCCCCCCCACGCGTTCCATCCTCCAATAGGACAACTAAGACACCTGCCAATGGCaggacaagacagacagaggcttTGGCCAATGGGGATGCAGGTGTGAGGGAGGGCTTGGCTCGTCTGACCAACCAGGAGCCGACTGCCAGCAGCACGTTCCTCAGCCCAG atgaggaggaggtcctgAAGCCGTCTGCAGACCAGACCCAGGTCAGCCTCTCTCCTTCTACCTCTAAGGTCAGCCTTACTCCTGAG CCAGAGCAGAACAACCCCTTGCTCCTCCCTCTTagagctccgcctccagctctAGCCCCTCCCCAAGCAAGAGCTCCGCCCCCATCCCTGGCCGCACCCGTTTCCCCTCCCCGAGCTCTAGCCACGCCCCGTggtcgagggagagaggggcagtCCAGCAGCTGTGGAGGGAGAGCCAG tttccTGAGGTCCATGACAGCCCTCCTGGACCCTGCagagctggaggagagagagaggaggagaagcaaaCAGCAGGATCAactg AGGGCGATCGAGGCTCAGCTAGCAGAACAAcgtgagcagagagaggaggagaagaggagggaggaggaggcggaggagaagaggagagaagaggaggcagaggagcagaggaagatgaaggagCAGGCGGAGCAGAACATCTTGCACCTCCCTCTGAAAGCTCCGCCCAAAGCTCTAACCCCTCCCCAATCTCTAGCTCCTCCCCCATCACCAGCCACACCAGTGTCCCCTCCCCGAGCTCCAGCCACGCCCCCTGgtcggaggggggaggagccgagcagctgtggagagagagctag tttccTGAGGTCCATGACAGCCCTCCTGGACCCtgcagagatggaggagagagagaggaggagaagcaaaCAGCAGGATCaactg CGGGCGATCGAGGCTCAGCTAGCAGAACAAcgtgagcagagagaggaggagaagaggagggaggaggaggagaagaggaaggagcaggtggagcagATCCCACAGCAG caggAGGTTCTACTGAGTAGTGAgaagccaatcagagagctccCAAGATCGCATGGCCATGTAGTGCTGAAGCAACACAGTG TCAGCATCAGAGGACCTAAAGGAGGTCAGGGAGCTAAGGGAGAGGAACCAACACGGAATAAGAAGCGAGGAAAAGGAGATCTGTACCAGGAGTTGGCGAGGCCCGAGAGAACAGACACTCCAAG GGGGCTTCCTGCTGTCAGACCACCGGGCCCCTCCTCCCATCATCCCGAGCAGGACTACTTTCCCTACGTCCGAACAGCTGACATCATCCATCTTGAACCACTGGATCGCAACGGCACAG CCACCCCACATCCTACCAACACACACGGTCAGAAAGAAATACTACTGAGTCTTGCTGCTCTACGGAAG TGTTTGTTGCAGAAGCAGAAAGAGATGGAGTCAAGTGGGAGGCTCCTCCCCCCAGTGACATCACAACGCAGCTGA